Proteins encoded together in one Ipomoea triloba cultivar NCNSP0323 chromosome 4, ASM357664v1 window:
- the LOC116015136 gene encoding protein tesmin/TSO1-like CXC 2 has translation MGGVEANLESENAERKSSGSEVGGSEEGGPAVMDTPDRTKINQIVTPLSKIEESPVFNFLNSLSPIEPVKSVHITQTFNPLSFSSPSSVFTSPHMSMLKESRFLRRHQLPDPSKPEFSSDNDHKVNSSQVHNLDVSDNTSEHPESYLGSCTIEASIRASYEFSKLAVELVKSLDYDCSSPNSSPVTNCDIKHKSFSALAGSSDTIVPVVHDVAGKKSSLRTQVNMEGASQIDRNEEDAGCDFEGLISGTGDTLIFDSPNDTGTIKKEVDPISRTYSFVRNEIQNIKTFSAVGSGENVEEIIETENQSTQSGEGSELNQYAEVQDINPDSSVCIKSLVGCTSEKMEADMVSGLNRGIRRRCLVFDMTGIRKKHLDENTGSDSGSSLWTQSDGNTTSTDKHLVGTKSRCEPSRCVLPGIGLHLNALAVAAKDGHAVKHEALASGQQLLVAPGSTANYRSLTLISKARGALEDGIHLNEDANQSPGYSVNEELNQSSSPRKKKRRMESGESEGCKRCNCKKSKCLKLYCECFAAGVYCVEPCSCQDCFNKPIYEDTVIATRKQIESRNPLAFAPKVIRATETLAEIGTPASARHKRGCNCKKSGCLKKYCECYQGGVGCSINCRCEGCKNAFGRKDGTEAELEEEETDVHEKSGIDESSQKSAFHTEIEQIPDSFLPATPLRSKRPPMQPPISLKNKPTRLPSILGVGSSSGGTYAASQGLGRPRFFRPLPKFHKQFESIEEDEIPSTLQGNTSPTSGIVKSTSPNSKRVSPPHTEFETSPGRRSSSRKLILQSIPSFPSLTPNN, from the exons ATGGGTGGAGTGGAAGCGAATTTGGAGAGTGAAAATGCAGAGAGAAAGAGTAGTGGGAGTGAGGTGGGTGGGAGCGAAGAAGGAGGGCCAGCGGTTATGGATACTCCAGACAGGACTAAAATCAACCAGATCGTAACACCCTTGTCTAAAATTGAG GAGTCCCCAGTCTTCAATTTTCTGAACAGCCTTTCACCTATCGAGCCGGTTAAGTCTGTACATATCACTCAGACATTCAATCCCCTTAGTTTTTCATCGCCTTCATCTGTTTTCACTTCACCCCATATGAGTATGTTAAAGGAGTCTAGATTCCTAAGAAG GCATCAGCTTCCTGATCCATCCAAACCTGAGTTTTCCTCTGATAATGATCATAAAGTCAATAGCTCTCAAGTCCATAATCTAGATGTTTCTGATAACACGAGTGAACATCCGGAAAGTTATCTTGGGAGTTGCACTATTGAAGCTTCTATCCGAGCATCTTATGAATTTTCAAAGCTTGCTGTTGAGCTTGTAAAGAGTTTAGATTATGATTGCAGCAGTCCAAATTCCAGCCCAGTGACAAACTGTGACATCAAACATAAAAGTTTTTCAGCATTAGCTGGGAGCTCTGACACAATTGTCCCAGTGGTCCATGATGTGGCTGGAAAAAAAAGTTCACTGAGAACTCAAGTGAATATGGAAGGGGCAAGTCAAATTGATCGAAATGAAGAAGATGCAGGGTGTGATTTTGAGGGTTTAATTTCTGGCACTGGTGATACATTAATTTTTGATTCACCCAATGACACAGGGACCATCAAGAAAGAAGTGGATCCTATTTCTAGGACCTATTCCTTTGTCAGGAATGAAATACAGAATATTAAAACCTTTAGTGCAGTTGGTTCTGGTGAAAATGTTGAAGAAATAATTGAAACAGAAAATCAGTCAACCCAGTCCGGAGAGGGAAGTGAGCTCAATCAATATGCTGAAGTCCAAGACATAAACCCTGATTCTTCTGTATGCATCAAAAGCTTGGTTGGCTGCACAAGTGAGAAAATGGAGGCAGAC ATGGTTTCTGGTTTGAACCGTGGAATCAGAAGGCGCTGTCTAGTTTTTGACATGACTGGAATTCGAAAAAAGCATTTGGATGAGAATACAGGGTCTGATTCTGGTTCTTCTTTATGgactcaatcagatggaaataCTACCTCCACGGACAAACATTTAGTTGGTACCAAGTCCAGGTGTGAACCTTCACGATGCGTTTTACCTGGAATTGGCTTGCATTTAAATGCCCTTGCAGTGGCTGCAAAGGATGGACATGCTGTCAAGCATGAAGCACTTGCTTCAGGACAACAGCTTTTAGTTGCGCCTGGCTCAACAGCCAATTATCGTTCTTTAACCTTAATCTCTAAAGCAAGAGGAGCTCTGGAAGATGGAATACACCTCAATGAAGATGCTAATCAGTCACCTGGATATAGTGTTAATGAAGAGCTCAATCAGAGTAGTAGTCCAAGAAAAAAGAA GCGTAGAATGGAATCTGGGGAAAGTGAGGGCTGCAAGCGCTGCAattgtaaaaaatcaaaatgcttGAAACT TTATTGCGAGTGTTTTGCTGCTGGTGTCTACTGTGTAGAGCCTTGTTCATGTCAAGATTGCTTTAACAAGCCTATTTATGAAGACACTGTCATTGCAACTCGCAAACAGATTGAATCTCGAAATCCACTTGCTTTTGCTCCCAAAGTGATTAGGGCAACAGAAACTCTGGCTGAAATAGGG ACTCCTGCTTCTGCTCGGCACAAGAGAGGATGCAACTGCAAAAAATCCGGTTGTCTGAAGAAATACTGTGAATGCTATCAG GGCGGCGTTGGATGCTCGATTAATTGCAGGTGTGAAGGCTGTAAGAATGCATTTGGTAGAAAAGATG gCACAGAAGCTGAATTAGAAGAAGAGGAAACAGATGTCCACGAGAAGAGTGGTATCGATGAGAGTTCACAGAAATCAGCTTTCCATACAGAAATAGAACAGATTCCAGATTCATTCCTGCCTGCAACACCATTGCGGTCCAAGAG ACCACCAATGCAACCACCAATTTCCTTGAAGAATAAACCAACACGTTTGCCATCAATTCTTGGCGTTGGATCCTCATCTGGTGGAACATATGCTGCTAGCCAAGGACTTGGAAGGCCAAGATTCTTTCGACCTCTACCCAAGTTTCATAAGCAGTTTGAATccattgaagaagatgaaattccTAGTACGCTCCAAGGCAACACTTCTCCAACCAGTGGTATCGTCAAGTCTACATCTCCCAACAGTAAGAGGGTGTCTCCTCCTCATACTGAATTTGAAACTTCCCCGGGTCGTAGGAGCAGCAGCAGAAAGTTAATACTACAATCTATCCCCTCATTTCCTTCTCTCACCCCAAACAATTGA